From a region of the Halanaerobium hydrogeniformans genome:
- a CDS encoding DeoR/GlpR family DNA-binding transcription regulator: MLKEQRMLKIINKLNVSKSTTIKKLADSFGVSDSTIRRDLNDLEEKGYVKRTHGGAILKENFDDEYNFIKKTTENRAEKSSIARYAASLIEDGEIIAINSSTLTYLMAKELEAANLKIVSNSIDVINELSGSKKYDISVLGGDYVHLARTIEGPITEKQIRAMHFDKAFLGVNGIDSSLGLSTASSIEALSKKAMIDCSEQSFILSESPKFDKASFYKIADFDEIDAIITDQNLSEDKFDKYSQYLKIIKTQNKEE; encoded by the coding sequence ATGCTAAAAGAACAACGTATGCTCAAAATTATTAATAAATTAAATGTTAGCAAATCTACCACAATAAAAAAATTAGCTGATTCTTTTGGAGTTTCAGATTCTACAATCAGGCGTGATTTAAACGATTTAGAGGAAAAAGGTTATGTTAAAAGAACCCACGGGGGAGCAATCTTAAAAGAGAATTTTGATGATGAATATAATTTTATTAAAAAAACAACTGAAAATAGGGCAGAAAAAAGCTCTATTGCCAGATATGCAGCTTCTTTAATAGAAGATGGAGAAATTATTGCAATTAACTCAAGTACATTAACTTATCTCATGGCTAAAGAACTTGAGGCTGCTAATTTAAAAATCGTTAGCAATTCTATTGATGTGATTAATGAATTAAGCGGCAGCAAAAAATATGATATTTCAGTCCTTGGAGGGGATTATGTTCATCTTGCTAGGACGATTGAAGGTCCTATAACCGAAAAACAGATCAGAGCAATGCATTTTGATAAAGCTTTTTTAGGTGTTAATGGAATTGACAGCAGTCTTGGTTTATCAACTGCCAGCTCCATAGAAGCTCTTAGCAAAAAGGCAATGATCGACTGCAGTGAGCAAAGCTTTATTTTAAGTGAAAGCCCAAAATTTGATAAAGCTTCTTTTTATAAAATTGCTGATTTTGATGAAATTGATGCTATTATTACTGATCAAAATTTAAGTGAAGACAAATTTGATAAATATAGTCAGTACTTAAAGATTATAAAAACTCAAAATAAGGAGGAATAA